From the Ipomoea triloba cultivar NCNSP0323 chromosome 8, ASM357664v1 genome, the window TGGACCAGTGCAGGCATCTTTCACTGCAAAGGAGTTACGTGAAATTCTTGGTTAGTATTTGAACACCATCATTCTAGGTTCTGTTCGTTGAACATATACCCAACTAGATAGATTTGGATTTAAGCTTTTAGCGGCTGGGTTGAGTAAGATATTGGATATACTAGCATCTTGTCTTGTCTTTTAAAGATGCAGATTTGGTTACCTACATGTTTATTGATGTTTTCATCATAAAAGTTAAAGTATGATTTGAAGGAGAAAGGAATTGTGAATGTTCTTCTTTTTCCGTATTATGAAACTATTATTCCATCAGGTATCAAGAATTTGTATATTCACATTGAGGAAGCAGATCTGCATAAAACACCCGCTGATGAGGTATATTTCTTTCTACATCATTTTACATGCTCTGTATTACTAAAAACCTGATTCCTTGAACAACAGTAGACTAGCATTACAACATTTGCAATTCTTACAACTTACAGGAAGTACTAAAGAATAATCGGATCAATAGGAGAATTCACGAGTTGCTCTCTAAGGCAGCTACTTCTGCAGCTCCATTTCCTACTCTTGGCCAACGTGAATTACACTTTGTTTTCTTTCGAAAACCGGAAAGGTTTTCAGAATCAGATGCTAGACCTGGTCATGTAGCTGGTGTGAACTTTGAGCGCACAATTATTAGAGGTAGACTtgtataatactccgtaattgcCTTTTCAGCTTACTTCCTTTATATTGTTCTTCTGAacctttcttttatttctttgtaaGCATTGCAGAATAAAACAACTGAAGTTAGTTTTATTTAacaggaggaaaaaaaaaacaggagaTGTCGTGAAGACAAGATATGAATAAGTTATTtggttttaaattaaaattatgagGATTTGATGGAATAATTTAGCTTGCTTTGGCCATTTTTCAGAAGATGTTGGGTCTGGGAAACAGGTTGCAGTTGGTACAGGACAGTTTGATGACTTGGAATGCGGGTACAATGTTGTTTTGgctttatttataaatttgcaTATCTTATGATTATAAATTGACTCCAATATGCATTGAGATGCAAGAGCTAAAATGAATGAAAGGGGGAAGCTGGTAACCAAATAAAGTTGGGAATTAGAAAAATGTGACCTTGGGAAATTTATTCTACCATGTGTCCATATTTGCACTAGTGCCATTATAGTACTTACTGCTTGATGCTTCTGAAATTAGCATACCATGCTCTCACTGTTTGCCAGGCTGATTTTGAAGAGTATCGGTTATAAATCAGTATGTGTTGAGGGCTTACCTTTTGATCCCCGGAATGGTATGTGAAAGAAATGCAGCTCTgcagaaaatatatttaatattattatgccTATATGTATTTTcctaattgttttcaaaattcTGGATGAATACTATGGTTTCTACGcttatgaaaatttaatttgatgcaTGCTCATATGATTCTTAGTCTTGGTTTCCTTCCGGCTTCCCCAGGCATAGTTCCAAACATTAGAGGCCGTGTCCTAAGTGATTCTACAGGAGACCTCACAGAGGTCGAGAAGGGTTTATACGTATGTGGTTGGTTGAAAAGAGGACCAACTGGAATCATCGCTACCAATCTTTACTGTGCTGAAGAAACTGTAAGTCAGCAATTCCTCCTCTATCAGAACACATTAATTTACTCTAGTAGGAGGTGATTACACGTTTGTAACTGATCACTTGATTCATGGCAGGTTGCTAGCATTTCTGAAGATATCAAGAAAGGAATTCTACCATCCACATCTGACCCGTCATCAAAGCCGGGGAGGGAGGGCCTCCTTCAACTACTGGACAGTAAGAACTCCACAGTCATCCCATTCGAGGGCTGGCAGAAGATCGATGCTGAAGAGAAAAGGCGAGGGTGTTTGAAAAACAAACCCAGAGAAAAACTCACCAGTTGGCAGGAACTATTTGAAGTTGCCAGGAAATGAAGATTTCTCGCAATTCACAAACCAGAACATAATTCGGTTTTGACAGCAATGCCCCCCACCCGATTCAATCCTTTTCTGATTACGGATGACATTTCACTTCTGGGTTAGTATACATGAATTCATTCGAGTTCAATACTTGACTTGAGCTGTATTGCATTCTTGGAGTTCATACATTAGgctagaaataattatttcttgaaTAATTGAAGCTCTTGTATGGTGCTATGTTGTTAAAATCCCAGATGCTCTTGAGAAACaaaatttttcttataattgAAACATTTTTAGAACAAATATGGTGAtgaattatgtatttttgaAATCAAATACAAGAAAGAGGTATTGAGGTTGAGAGTTTCAATTGAAGGCTGTATTTCAGATGTCGGTTTTTCATTTGCTCTAACATTAATTGAAAAGATATATGCCATTTTATTGTGAAActgcatatttatattttatatatttcataatacaagataGAAATTGTTGTGTTTGTCCAATATAATAAATGGTGTTTTGGTTCTGTGTGTTCCAAGTGGATCCATTATGCAGAGTTGATTGAGAGATTGGAGAATATCATGATGGTGAAATTGACCCCAAATGTCACCTCCTCTAGTTTTTGTGCCATGTCAACATTCCACTCTGCTACTATATAGTATCCTTGCAaaattcttctctttttttttttttttaatactactaactctattacaatgcagtatctgttcataactactttttcaacctattgaagcacaagagtcagtattgcctccactgaggctcgaacccaccacctccggtataaagggaagggtttgatgctactggaccacaaggtccttggctgcAAAATTATTCTTAAATCTTCAGCCTTCCATTTTATCCAAAACACCAACcctcacccccacccccacccatTGACAATTCCTACCCAACTAAAAAGTGCAAACTTATATTGGTCATCGATATGTGAGAATGATTAAGGGCTAGAAATCAAGAGAAAATTGTAATGACATATTTCTAATTGTGGGTAATGCACtgaaatatttacaaaaatgacacaacaattttgttaaatttttccCTTGCTTTAGAATTGTTTATTTTCCTAGATTAATGGTTAAAATTAGTTTGCAGTTTTACTTGGATGGTCCTTCTCACAAGATTCAACTCGTATATATAAACACATCCATTCATATGTATTTGTTGTAGTAATGGCAATTAATGCAAAAGAATGTATAGTACACAACTATACAAATTCATTACCGTTGAGTTGGACTAGAACTGGACGATGTGGCATGCCGGTTGAATAGAATTAGACCGAAGGAGAGAAATTAGGACATTgactagtatattatatatacataggccaatacattacacacacacatacacaattAAAATATACGCTTAAAATATTGGCATGGCCTGACATATTTTCTTAAATGGACCTTATATAGACTCAAGTCTGACCTTTTTATTAAAAAGGTCAAATCAAGTCGAGTCAAAACTAGACCGAGTCGTAGGTCCCTATTtggggcctggcctattccctCCCCTAATTCTATTATATTCCATTTTAATCCTAATCCTAATCCTAATCCTAAAATCTTGTGTGGTGGGCAAATGGGGCCT encodes:
- the LOC116027973 gene encoding NADPH:adrenodoxin oxidoreductase, mitochondrial-like → MAFTRMLRCLSRSFTTVSSISPRVCIVGSGPAGFYTADKILKAHEGAQVDIIDRLPTPFGLVRSGVAPDHPETKTVTNQFSRIVQNGRCSFLGNVSLGSSISLSELRGLYDVVVLCYGAESDRALGIPGEALAGIYSAREFVWWYNGHPDCRNLAPDLKNTDTAVVVGQGNVALDVARVLLRSTSELAKTDIASHALAALEESSIRKVYVVGRRGPVQASFTAKELREILGIKNLYIHIEEADLHKTPADEEVLKNNRINRRIHELLSKAATSAAPFPTLGQRELHFVFFRKPERFSESDARPGHVAGVNFERTIIREDVGSGKQVAVGTGQFDDLECGLILKSIGYKSVCVEGLPFDPRNGIVPNIRGRVLSDSTGDLTEVEKGLYVCGWLKRGPTGIIATNLYCAEETVASISEDIKKGILPSTSDPSSKPGREGLLQLLDSKNSTVIPFEGWQKIDAEEKRRGCLKNKPREKLTSWQELFEVARK